The following are encoded together in the Jaculus jaculus isolate mJacJac1 chromosome 3, mJacJac1.mat.Y.cur, whole genome shotgun sequence genome:
- the Kctd4 gene encoding BTB/POZ domain-containing protein KCTD4, with translation MERKIIRREKEREYEGKHNSLEETDQGKNCKSTLMTLNVGGYLYITQKQTLTKYPDTFLEGIVTGKILCPFDADGHYFIDRDGLLFRHVLNFLRNGELLLPEGFRENQLLAQEAEFFQLKGLAEEVKSRWEKEQLTPRETTFLEITDNHDRSQGLRIFCNAPDFISKIKSRIVLVSKSRLDGFPEEFSVSSNIIQFKYFIKSENGTRLVLKEDNTFVCTLETLKFEAIMMALKCGFRLLTSLDCSKGSIVHSDALHFIK, from the coding sequence ATGGAGCGCAAAATaatcagaagagaaaaagaaagggagtatGAAGGGAAACACAACAGCCTGGAAGAGACTGACCAAGGCAAGAACTGCAAATCAACATTGATGACCCTCAACGTTGGTGGCTATTTATATAttactcaaaagcaaacactgACCAAGTACCCGGACACTTTCCTTGAAGGAATAGTGACTGGGAAAATTCTCTGCCCATTCGATGCTGATGGCCATTACTTTATAGACAGGGACGGGCTCCTCTTCAGGCACGTTCTAAACTTCCTACGAAACGGAGAACTTCTATTGCCCGAAGGCTTTCGAGAAAATCAACTTCTTGCCCAAGAAGCAGAATTCTTCCAGCTCAAGGGACTGGCCGAGGAAGTAAAATCCAGGTGGGAAAAAGAGCAGCTCACACCCCGGGAGACTACTTTCTTGGAAATAACAGACAACCACGATCGTTCGCAGGGACTGAGGATCTTCTGTAATGCTCCAGATttcatatcaaaaataaaatctcgCATTGTTCTGGTGTCCAAAAGCAGGCTGGATGGATTTCCGGAGGAATTTTCAGTATCATCAAACATCATTCAATTCAAATACTTCATAAAGTCTGAAAATGGCACTCGACTTGTATTGAAGGAAGATAACACCTTTGTCTGCACCTTGGAAACTCTTAAGTTTGAAGCTATAATGATGGCATTAAAGTGTGGTTTTAGACTGCTGACCAGCCTGGATTGCTCCAAAGGGTCAATTGTTCACAGCGATGCACTTCATTTTATCAAGTAA